The following nucleotide sequence is from Coffea eugenioides isolate CCC68of chromosome 10, Ceug_1.0, whole genome shotgun sequence.
CACCCCACAATCTCTTCACCCCACCAATCACACGCGCCGAGTGCTCGACTCCAACCGACGCGAAACCCAGCACCACCGAGTTAAGCATGAGCCCCAGTGCACCCGCATGCACCCCTCTATCGTACAAACTATCTCCCACCTTTCCTCCGTACACCTCTCTTCCCATCCAATCAGTGTCGAACAAGAAGAAAGGGAACCAACCAATCCAGTTCAAACACGTCACTACAAGTAGAATCCACATGGGTCTAGGCAAGTCCTTGAGAGCACCGAATATTTCCCCGAAAAAGGGTATTTTTGCGTGATGCTTCCCACTCTCGGTTCCATCCGCACTTCCCGGGTCGGGTCCAGAGAAGGGCTTTTCTCGTACAAAGGTCAGAGCCAGAATTGTTAAGGTTAATAAAAGTGCAATTGAGATTATGAAACAGCTTTTGAGATTTGCACAGTAGATGTCACAGGCTTTTGTTTGGGTAAATGGGAATAATTTGTAAAGTTTACTGTATGAACCGGCTGCATAACCCAACACATTCCCTACTGCCATGAAAAATGAGTAGCCTGCATATGACATACGCGTCTTGCGCGCATTCCCATCTGACAGATCAGCCAGAAGAGCTCTGCATGGTCCCTGAATTGAAAAAACCACGTTAGTCTTGCAGACTCTTCGTTAACAAAggaaatatattatatttatttagtATATAGTAATAATTcagattcaaaaaaaaaaaaaactttatccTGAATGTTAAGGGAAAAACTTTGGATACTCGAGTCGAGTGAGCATATACACGGCTGGAGTAATAGTCCAAGTCATTTCCCAGTAATTATTACTTAGTAGGAATATGTAATTGTTATGTTCTTAAAATCAATATTATTTTACATGCATATGTAgttaattttccaattttttgttTGAACCTGTAACATGTTGTTGGCGACATCAAGGATGGCAAAGCCAACAATGAAGACAGCAATAGCACGGGGTTTGCTGGTTTTGCCAAGAGTGTCACCGCACATATGACCGAGGTCAGCAGCGAAACCAATAAGGACAACGGCGATGGCGACGAGGCTAGCTCCGGCAGCGATGAAAGGACGGCGGCGGCCAAAGCGGGAGGTACAGTTATCACTGTAGTAACCAACCATGGGTTGGACAAGCATCCCAGATATGGGACCGCAAAGCCAAATTATGGGGGCCAATTTGTGGGAAATCCCCAAAAGCTGGACATATGGGGTCAGCAAAGAAAGCTGTAGCGCCCATCCGAACTGAATTCCGGCGGCTATCGCGGCCACCATGATCAAGTTCCTTACCGGCTGGGGCGGGGAAGAAGGCTGTGATagcggtggtggtggtggttggGATTGGACTTGAAAAGAGGATAAggcttttccattttcttcattgACTCTATGGTCAGCCTCCATTATTAATTGTTACTATTATTGCTGTGTAGGAAAAAGGGCGAAGTAAAGAGATGTAGTCGGTTTGAGAGAACGGGGGAGTGCGGGGTATTTATAACCTTTTCGGCGGTAATGAAGGAAATGAAATCACTGCAAGAAATTAATGAATCGCCTTATCCAATTGTGGCTGCAATGCATTGTCAAAAAGAAGGCCAAAAGAAAAGCATAAATTAGTTGTTGCCACGTAAGGTGGATGGTGAATAAATTCATTACTGGTGCAGCTTCTTGGTGACTAAAACTTCAACTTGGTTTTACCTAAAAGTTAATGGTAGTCGGAAGACGTTGGAAACAAGCGATTATGAATTTAAGAGTTTACCGTGTTTATCACTAGCTAGCTGTTGgagttttttgtgtttttttctttttaattgatTTCAGAAGTTTGAATGTTATTTCATATAATTAAGGGATTTATGTAACGAGATGCTCTAAAGGCACTCGTTAGCCCATATAGTATTTACACAAcctataatatatatatatatatatataagtatatacatattaataattattatcctcttttgtatttatatagttTCCCAATTTAATCTTACTTActcttttttgtatttatttactttctctaattaattttatatttttaaaaatataatacttgaaatatattttaactgaTATACATAAGACACTTGTTAGACAAATCGATAATTAAGACTAGCATGTTAACCATGGATTGATACTCCCACTGTCTTATAAAgacatgtttatttttatttttttcaaatttaaaagCTTTTTTCGTTTTAGAAGCATAATTAATTTATCAGTTTATTAATATGTCCATACTAAATGTACATTTTTATTAGCAAACAAGAGCTATTTAGTATTGTAAAGTGATAAATTTAAGAAAGATTTAATAATATGAGCCGTTTGAAtgaaataatacaagtcatcTTCTACTAATTGAGGAGTCTATGAGAAGAATATTGACAAAAATATTATCTTTTTAACCATATTTACTTACACTTCTCAATATAGGTGAAGCAGGAAGTATGACTATCTTTATGGTACCATTTGGAAAGAGGGAATCAAAGggaaatgaaaggaaaagagTTGTAAGGATTTGACTTTTctatttgaatgatttttgaggagggaaaggaaagaattgagaggaaaatgaaggaaaagtATTTAGTTATCTTATTGAGTTATAGCTTTTGTTCAAAAGTGGATGGATTTGCAAGGAAAGGGAACCAAATTTAGTAAAATAATTTGAACTTTTTTAAGAATTGTTTTTACTCATCCTTTTTAGCCcttcactacaagaaatttggccttTTGTGACAACATTCTCTGTGACAATAGagaaagttgtcacaattgaaaactttagtgacgacttttaaTTTCGTCATACTTGATCGTGGATTCACTCGTCAATAGTGACAACACGGGATATGTCGTTACAATATGGATGGCACGCAACTATCCAGTGTGGCGGGAGATCACCattgtgacgactggaaaacATGTTGTCACTGAAGTTGGTCCTATAGTGACAACTTAAAATATCGTCACAATATGGTTGCCAGTTCTAAATTAGTGACAACAACTAGTCGTCACTGTCCAAAGCGTTTATTCCCATCTCActttcactaattctactatgTCACCCTAATATTTTCAATATGGCCTATATGTTGtaaattaattttattgatTCTACTATGAGACCCTAACTTTTACATTTTGACCCCATATACCAccttaattttttcaatatggcccatatgttgtaaataaattttattaattctactatgacacCCTAACTTTTACATTTTGACCCCATATACCAccttaattttttcaatatgaCCCATGTGTTCTACTATGACACCTTAACTTTTACATTTTAGCCCTATATACcacctttatttttcaatatggCCCAtgtgttgtaaataaattttattgaTTGTACTATATGacaccctaactattacattttagccccatatgCCACCCTAATTTTTTCTATATGGCCCATATCCT
It contains:
- the LOC113748672 gene encoding sucrose transport protein SUC8-like codes for the protein MEADHRVNEENGKALSSFQVQSQPPPPPLSQPSSPPQPVRNLIMVAAIAAGIQFGWALQLSLLTPYVQLLGISHKLAPIIWLCGPISGMLVQPMVGYYSDNCTSRFGRRRPFIAAGASLVAIAVVLIGFAADLGHMCGDTLGKTSKPRAIAVFIVGFAILDVANNMLQGPCRALLADLSDGNARKTRMSYAGYSFFMAVGNVLGYAAGSYSKLYKLFPFTQTKACDIYCANLKSCFIISIALLLTLTILALTFVREKPFSGPDPGSADGTESGKHHAKIPFFGEIFGALKDLPRPMWILLVVTCLNWIGWFPFFLFDTDWMGREVYGGKVGDSLYDRGVHAGALGLMLNSVVLGFASVGVEHSARVIGGVKRLWGVLNFILAACLAFTVLITKLADSTRRANGSPAEGVKVGSLALFSVLGVPLAVTYSIPFALASIFSTDVGSGQGLSLGVLNLAIVVPQMLVSLLSGQFDALFGGGNIPAFVVGAVAAAISGIIAFTKLPSPPADVPSHKTQAIAAFH